From one Elusimicrobia bacterium HGW-Elusimicrobia-1 genomic stretch:
- the oadA gene encoding oxaloacetate decarboxylase subunit alpha, translating into MVKIVDTTLRDAHQSLIATRMRAEDMEPILEKLDAVGFHALEVWGGATFDACLRFLAEDPWERLRGIRSKIKKTKLQMLLRGQNLVGYRHYADDVVDEFVRLSVKNGIDIIRVFDALNDVRNMSASIKAAKKYRAEVQGTISYTTSPVHTTAAFVTLAKELSDMGCDSICIKDMAGLITPAAAADLVSSLKKAVKLPVNLHTHMTSGMGSLSYYAAAQAGVDIVDCAFSPFAGGTSQPPLEPFVAALRGTPYDTNLDLEKLLDIGFYFLGVKTKYESLCSPVVEKSDVSVLIHQIPGGMISNLYSQLKEQKALDKYSEVLKEVPGVREDLGWPPLVTPTSQIVGTQAVLNVLLGERYKKVTEEVKNYCLGLYGRTPAPVKKEILSKIIGKQKPSDRRPADMLEPELENVRREIKAQGVPAKSDEDVMSCALYPQVAVKFLKGETKPEPLGVCEVPRALAPAETASSDEFMIMVDDEEFRIKIKPIAAGASSAGSTDSVGRKEEIPEGAVISPMQGMVVSIKVKVGSPVKKGDTVIVLEAMKMQTQIHSDHDGVVRQIYTFETEIVDAGDVLMVIG; encoded by the coding sequence ATGGTTAAAATAGTCGATACCACTCTGCGGGACGCGCACCAGTCGCTTATCGCCACGCGCATGCGCGCCGAGGATATGGAGCCGATACTCGAAAAACTCGACGCCGTAGGGTTCCACGCGCTGGAAGTGTGGGGCGGCGCGACCTTCGACGCGTGTTTGAGATTTCTGGCCGAGGACCCGTGGGAGCGCTTGAGGGGAATCCGCTCCAAAATAAAGAAAACCAAACTTCAGATGCTTTTGCGGGGGCAGAATCTGGTCGGATACCGTCATTATGCCGACGACGTAGTCGATGAGTTCGTGCGACTGAGCGTGAAAAACGGGATAGACATAATAAGAGTTTTCGACGCGCTTAACGACGTGCGGAATATGTCCGCTTCGATAAAGGCCGCCAAAAAATACCGCGCCGAAGTTCAGGGCACTATTTCCTACACCACGAGTCCCGTGCATACCACGGCGGCGTTTGTCACGCTCGCCAAAGAATTGTCGGATATGGGCTGCGATTCGATTTGCATCAAAGATATGGCGGGTCTGATCACGCCGGCCGCCGCGGCCGACCTCGTGTCGTCTCTGAAAAAAGCCGTAAAACTCCCCGTAAATCTTCACACTCATATGACGAGCGGAATGGGCTCTTTGAGCTATTACGCGGCCGCTCAGGCGGGGGTCGATATAGTTGACTGCGCTTTTTCGCCGTTTGCCGGCGGTACGTCGCAGCCGCCGCTTGAGCCGTTTGTTGCGGCTCTTCGCGGAACGCCGTACGACACCAACCTCGATCTGGAAAAACTTCTCGACATAGGTTTTTATTTTCTGGGAGTCAAAACCAAATACGAGTCGCTGTGCTCTCCCGTCGTAGAAAAATCCGACGTGAGCGTTCTTATACACCAGATTCCGGGCGGGATGATTTCAAATCTCTATTCCCAGCTTAAAGAACAAAAGGCGCTCGATAAATATTCCGAAGTGTTAAAGGAAGTCCCCGGAGTCCGCGAGGATTTGGGATGGCCGCCACTGGTCACGCCGACGAGCCAGATAGTGGGAACGCAGGCCGTTCTCAACGTGCTTCTGGGCGAACGTTACAAGAAAGTCACCGAAGAAGTGAAAAATTATTGTCTGGGCCTCTACGGCCGCACCCCCGCGCCGGTTAAAAAAGAGATTCTTTCAAAGATCATAGGAAAACAAAAACCCTCCGACAGGCGTCCGGCCGATATGCTTGAGCCGGAGCTTGAAAACGTCCGCCGCGAGATAAAAGCGCAGGGCGTGCCCGCAAAATCCGACGAGGACGTAATGAGCTGCGCCCTCTATCCGCAGGTAGCCGTCAAGTTTTTAAAGGGCGAAACCAAACCGGAGCCGCTCGGTGTCTGCGAAGTCCCTCGCGCGCTTGCGCCCGCCGAGACCGCGTCGTCAGACGAGTTTATGATTATGGTCGATGACGAGGAATTCAGAATAAAGATAAAACCCATCGCCGCCGGAGCTTCCTCGGCGGGCTCGACTGATTCCGTCGGCAGGAAAGAGGAAATCCCCGAGGGGGCCGTTATATCGCCTATGCAGGGGATGGTCGTCAGCATAAAGGTCAAGGTCGGCTCGCCGGTAAAAAAAGGCGATACTGTCAT
- a CDS encoding Na+/H+ antiporter subunit E → MGNRIIIFLTLFVAWILLTFTLSPVSLAVGAAVAGAVSLTFKTDWTKNPSKFMQWRRFAMFFKFLAVFVFECVKANLDMAMRVLHPGMPLKPAILKVRTKCKTETGITFLSNFITLTPGTITVDADLDAGHLFIHWINAPSCDGQEAYRRVVEKFEKIIIEVFE, encoded by the coding sequence ATGGGAAACAGAATAATAATATTCTTGACACTTTTCGTCGCGTGGATACTGCTTACGTTTACGCTCTCGCCGGTTTCTTTGGCCGTCGGAGCGGCGGTGGCGGGCGCGGTCTCTTTGACCTTTAAGACCGATTGGACGAAAAATCCGTCCAAGTTCATGCAGTGGCGGCGCTTCGCTATGTTTTTCAAGTTTCTGGCGGTCTTCGTTTTCGAGTGCGTAAAAGCCAATCTGGATATGGCCATGCGCGTGCTTCATCCCGGAATGCCGCTTAAACCCGCGATACTGAAAGTCCGCACGAAATGCAAAACGGAAACGGGCATAACGTTCCTGTCCAATTTTATAACGCTGACTCCGGGGACTATTACCGTCGACGCCGATTTGGACGCGGGACATCTTTTTATCCACTGGATAAACGCGCCGTCCTGCGACGGCCAAGAGGCGTACCGTCGGGTAGTGGAAAAATTCGAGAAAATAATAATCGAGGTCTTCGAATGA
- a CDS encoding Na+/H+ antiporter subunit G: MFEFLGKFFIVVGVMFNLLGCLGLMRFPDYYTRLQASTKSVTLGTCGILLGVFILSGFTAAGVKALLCLVFLLLTAPVTAHAMARAAHKSGVKLWEKTVCDEYEKQN; encoded by the coding sequence ATGTTTGAGTTTCTGGGCAAATTTTTTATAGTCGTCGGAGTTATGTTCAATCTGCTGGGTTGCCTCGGGCTGATGCGTTTCCCCGACTATTACACGCGTCTGCAAGCGTCGACGAAATCTGTCACGCTGGGCACTTGCGGCATTCTTCTGGGAGTATTTATCCTGAGCGGTTTTACGGCCGCCGGGGTCAAGGCGCTTCTGTGTCTGGTGTTTCTTCTTTTGACGGCGCCCGTCACGGCGCACGCGATGGCCCGCGCCGCCCATAAGTCCGGCGTGAAACTCTGGGAAAAAACCGTCTGCGATGAATATGAAAAACAGAATTAG
- a CDS encoding multiple resistance and pH regulation protein F — protein MKDRLAGLKLILMYASVIAVAVFWVMPSYTLAAKFSGVLLLCCFLALVRVIAGPTAPDRALATDIIGLVIIGFCAMLYVTTRKSFYLDIAIAWALQSFIGMLALAKYLEGKKFDE, from the coding sequence ATGAAAGACCGTCTGGCGGGACTTAAACTTATTCTGATGTATGCGTCCGTGATAGCTGTCGCGGTTTTCTGGGTAATGCCTTCCTATACCCTGGCCGCAAAATTCTCCGGAGTGCTTTTGCTCTGCTGTTTTCTTGCGCTTGTGCGCGTTATCGCGGGTCCGACCGCGCCCGACAGAGCTCTGGCCACCGACATAATAGGTCTTGTCATAATCGGTTTCTGCGCGATGCTGTATGTGACCACGCGCAAATCTTTTTATCTTGACATAGCCATAGCGTGGGCGCTGCAGAGTTTCATAGGAATGCTGGCTCTGGCCAAATATCTGGAAGGCAAGAAGTTCGACGAGTAA